In Pseudomonas asiatica, the following are encoded in one genomic region:
- a CDS encoding ferredoxin reductase domain-containing protein produces MDQDDSECVRLLETLPGPGIQYLRLMLCNPQRSEAMPGQYCQLANQTQRWTCNYISMPGAAGRFMVATRSVLALKVGDLLEYSGPLGSAWPVPLQSVRLLAITHGEGVLALLCTLDEVRCWLPWVEVRLLHESFEQEQLPAECKPWISAFTSVPRNSRSVWSQLTEQLEDFKPDTVYCCAPSLVARHAARICWQKGVPIQRIWLRADHVSRPSWNCQFPLNGPVQRYDRILEALNSAPPSD; encoded by the coding sequence ATGGACCAGGATGACAGTGAGTGTGTCCGTTTGCTGGAAACATTGCCGGGGCCCGGCATACAGTACCTTCGCCTGATGCTGTGCAACCCGCAACGCAGCGAGGCGATGCCAGGCCAGTATTGCCAACTGGCGAATCAAACCCAGCGCTGGACCTGCAACTACATCAGCATGCCTGGCGCAGCAGGTCGGTTCATGGTCGCCACCCGCAGCGTCCTGGCATTGAAGGTCGGAGATCTGCTGGAGTACTCAGGCCCTCTGGGCAGCGCCTGGCCGGTGCCCTTGCAGAGTGTGCGACTGCTGGCTATCACTCACGGCGAGGGGGTTTTGGCGCTACTTTGCACACTGGATGAGGTTCGCTGTTGGCTACCTTGGGTAGAGGTGAGGCTGTTGCACGAAAGCTTTGAGCAGGAGCAACTGCCCGCTGAATGTAAGCCATGGATCTCAGCGTTTACCTCGGTGCCGCGCAACAGCAGAAGCGTTTGGAGTCAACTGACTGAACAGCTGGAGGATTTCAAGCCGGACACTGTCTACTGCTGCGCGCCATCCTTGGTGGCAAGGCATGCCGCGCGCATCTGTTGGCAAAAAGGGGTCCCGATACAGCGTATCTGGTTGCGGGCAGACCATGTGTCGCGTCCATCCTGGAATTGTCAATTTCCTCTGAATGGGCCTGTGCAACGTTATGACAGGATTCTCGAGGCCCTCAATTCGGCTCCTCCATCCGACTGA
- a CDS encoding beta-ketoacyl-[acyl-carrier-protein] synthase family protein, translating to MQAREVLVTGYGLVAPTALDAASLFTTISENRSCIRQHPAFVDLGFANPAAGFIDEQQWQVIAAAFPGDLQTTSRQEWLAHYVARQALAHAGLVDGAFARVASGIFVGANKYCMSGDLRDASRYMDDQGRVDLDQYLDNHTLSGGAFARRVDQQTRHLAEWLGVRDHISTHSDACAAGTMAIGSAYRAIARGEIDLALCGAVELMAHELSYYSFDGLGALCQRVDFSPQEQSRPFMPDRCGFVLSEGAALLVLESREHAERRQARSLGRVLGYANLCEAEKITSSSRDGSKYAACMTAALADAELPSAAVDHVNVHGTSTQANDRCEALGLAQVFGETLEQMTFTANKSAVGHSLAGSGAIEAVLSLMSIQSGVALPTLNFQPEKSEFPELKFLCEPLQQPINVVLSNSFGFGGVNSSLVLGRA from the coding sequence ATGCAGGCCCGAGAGGTTCTGGTCACCGGCTATGGCCTGGTGGCTCCCACGGCACTGGATGCAGCCTCGCTGTTCACGACGATCAGCGAAAACCGTTCCTGCATTCGCCAGCACCCGGCGTTCGTCGACCTGGGGTTTGCGAACCCGGCGGCCGGATTTATCGATGAGCAACAATGGCAGGTGATCGCTGCGGCCTTTCCGGGCGATCTGCAGACCACCTCCCGCCAGGAATGGCTGGCGCATTACGTGGCCCGTCAGGCGTTGGCCCATGCCGGGTTGGTCGACGGCGCATTTGCCCGAGTCGCGAGCGGTATTTTCGTCGGGGCCAATAAATACTGCATGAGCGGTGATTTGCGGGACGCCAGCCGTTACATGGACGATCAGGGGCGGGTCGATCTTGACCAGTACCTGGATAACCACACCCTCAGCGGTGGGGCGTTCGCCCGGCGGGTTGATCAGCAAACCCGCCATCTCGCCGAATGGCTGGGTGTACGTGACCATATCTCCACACATTCCGATGCCTGTGCCGCTGGCACCATGGCCATCGGCAGCGCCTATCGAGCGATCGCCCGTGGCGAGATCGACCTGGCATTGTGTGGCGCGGTGGAGTTGATGGCCCATGAATTGTCTTACTACAGCTTTGATGGGCTGGGCGCACTCTGCCAGCGAGTGGACTTTTCCCCACAAGAACAGAGCCGACCGTTCATGCCAGACCGCTGCGGTTTTGTGCTGAGTGAGGGGGCGGCGCTGTTGGTGCTGGAATCCCGCGAGCATGCCGAGCGTCGTCAGGCCCGCTCGCTGGGCCGGGTGCTGGGTTACGCGAATCTGTGCGAGGCAGAGAAAATCACTTCCAGCAGCCGCGATGGCAGCAAGTACGCCGCCTGCATGACCGCGGCACTGGCCGATGCCGAACTGCCCAGTGCGGCTGTGGACCATGTGAATGTTCACGGTACGTCGACACAGGCCAATGACCGTTGCGAGGCCCTGGGCCTGGCGCAGGTGTTCGGCGAAACCCTGGAGCAGATGACGTTCACCGCCAACAAATCTGCCGTTGGGCACTCGTTGGCCGGCAGTGGTGCCATTGAGGCGGTGCTGTCGTTGATGAGCATTCAGTCGGGCGTGGCCTTGCCGACCCTCAATTTTCAGCCGGAAAAATCCGAATTTCCGGAGTTGAAATTCCTTTGCGAACCGTTGCAGCAACCGATCAATGTCGTGCTCTCAAACTCCTTCGGGTTTGGTGGCGTGAACAGTTCGTTGGTGCTGGGCAGGGCATGA
- a CDS encoding acyl carrier protein produces the protein MNNPLELDSVISSTQEILAQLLVLDRADVAEHSSIVDDLGADSLDIVDLSFQLGRQYGCTLPKTSVLDHAVAVFGDATRFVEKGRITQDGVALLEQSLSAYAPGQLHAGMQPGEVFSATTVRNWAQQCHNVFNYLPETCPECGAVHAQLNERKQVVCGGCSARLTPLDGDSISRLLVEQYAANQLKASV, from the coding sequence ATGAACAATCCCTTGGAATTGGACAGCGTTATCAGCAGTACACAGGAGATTCTTGCGCAGTTGCTGGTGTTGGACCGGGCCGACGTGGCAGAGCACAGCAGTATCGTTGACGACCTCGGCGCCGACTCGCTGGATATCGTCGACCTGAGCTTCCAGCTGGGCCGTCAGTACGGTTGCACCTTGCCGAAAACCAGCGTGCTGGATCACGCGGTAGCGGTGTTCGGCGACGCCACCCGGTTTGTCGAAAAAGGCCGAATCACGCAGGACGGCGTGGCCTTGCTGGAACAGAGCCTCAGCGCTTATGCGCCGGGCCAGTTGCACGCGGGCATGCAGCCGGGCGAAGTCTTCTCGGCCACCACCGTGCGTAACTGGGCGCAGCAATGCCATAACGTTTTCAACTACCTCCCCGAGACCTGCCCTGAGTGTGGGGCGGTGCATGCCCAACTCAATGAACGCAAACAAGTGGTGTGTGGCGGTTGCAGTGCTCGTCTGACCCCTCTGGACGGTGACTCGATCTCGCGTCTGTTGGTTGAGCAGTACGCGGCCAACCAGTTGAAGGCTTCGGTGTAG
- a CDS encoding potassium channel family protein has product MLTVTLINMLVVILVVIIHYECLLRLNDWLPRLKLWNRFRIVAGVFGALLAHALEVWCFALVYYLMIHAEGWGTLSGNFDGSFLDCVYFSFTTYTTIGFGDIAPNGHLKYLTGLQALTGLVLITWTASFLFLEMQKYWKAK; this is encoded by the coding sequence ATGCTCACCGTCACATTGATCAACATGCTGGTGGTGATCCTGGTGGTGATCATCCACTACGAATGCCTGCTGCGCCTGAACGACTGGCTACCGCGGTTGAAACTGTGGAACCGATTCCGGATCGTCGCAGGCGTATTCGGCGCGCTGCTGGCTCATGCGCTGGAGGTCTGGTGTTTCGCCCTGGTGTATTACCTGATGATTCACGCCGAAGGCTGGGGCACGCTCAGTGGCAACTTCGACGGCAGCTTCCTGGATTGCGTGTACTTTTCCTTCACCACCTACACCACGATAGGCTTTGGCGACATAGCGCCTAACGGCCATCTGAAGTACCTCACCGGCCTGCAAGCGTTGACAGGCCTGGTGCTGATCACCTGGACCGCGTCGTTCCTGTTCCTCGAAATGCAGAAATACTGGAAAGCCAAATAG
- a CDS encoding aminotransferase class III-fold pyridoxal phosphate-dependent enzyme: protein MDYRDFVRPKFVGLLQALGLECEFQRALGSQLFYRNPKGDMVTVTDFLGGYGAALFGHNDPQFVDQLCALLRSDVPFNAQMSIRGAAGQLGRELSDAFNRELKNTERYISTFSNSGAEAVEIAVKHAEFRRQKSLQKQFDDIDFTLASLTASERAYRELDVADLDLPAGVLPATLNSVTLRQVVEAVRQHNLAQLHIEPVFIALRGSFHGKLVNTVQLTYGRQYRAPFARFGLNVEFIDPQQPHQLQELPARHTHHWLSLQWDGEHLNVLKLPFSAITAVLMEPIQGEGGINEFAAEFYLGLRKLCNEQQCPLVIDEVQSGFGRAGTFLASSQFNLQGDYYCLSKALGGGLMKIAATVIRSSHYEGEFSYIHSSTFAEDDPSCHIALSALRRLFANDDAMLKDIRTKGAYLKASLNELKMAYPDVIADVRGRGLLVGLELHDLSVSSSLVQASAQYNDALGYLIAGYLLQFEALRVAPSGSNSNVIRLEPPACITLGEIDGLIGALQRVCDMLRRGDALPLAAGICADSIPAVPARQDDFRMAEPVENIDAKVEVVARVAFINHLIDADILGDVDPSLAALSPEQKRTFINRTKPERRAAPVGPVIIRSRLGMAVEFTLYPLCMDSDAMAEYILSGDLDSIREEVGRRVTDARADGCSIAGLGMYTSIVTNNCQALKIADMALTSGNALTIGMGLEAIEQGCVQQGLALREQTAAVVGAAGNVASTYASVLSATVDHLILIGSGRDGSVRRLEKTAQLIYADAARSILKGTAENDRLAQRLLSLDGFCDLLRSHGQKADLGLHIARLVDERLGANAFITVTNDLDALKGARVVLCAANAPQPFLGAEHFAERSVICDIAVPLNVHQDMPSQREDVLYMHGGIVQTPFDDGLAPNVRAYLKKGQLYACMAESVLMGLSGMSQHGSYGDISREQVQQVRALAATHGFTLAQFKTQNSL from the coding sequence ATGGATTATCGCGATTTCGTTCGGCCCAAATTCGTCGGCCTGCTCCAGGCACTGGGCCTGGAGTGTGAGTTTCAGCGCGCCCTCGGTAGCCAGTTGTTCTACCGCAACCCCAAGGGCGACATGGTCACGGTCACCGACTTTCTCGGCGGTTACGGTGCGGCACTGTTCGGCCACAACGACCCACAGTTTGTCGATCAGCTCTGTGCGCTGCTGCGCAGCGACGTGCCGTTCAACGCACAAATGTCGATCCGCGGTGCGGCCGGGCAATTGGGGCGAGAGCTCAGTGACGCCTTCAATCGCGAACTGAAGAACACCGAACGTTACATTTCGACATTCTCCAACAGTGGGGCGGAGGCGGTGGAAATCGCCGTCAAGCACGCGGAGTTCCGTCGCCAGAAGAGCCTGCAAAAGCAGTTCGACGACATCGATTTCACCCTGGCCAGCCTGACCGCCAGCGAACGCGCTTATCGCGAGCTGGATGTGGCCGACCTCGACCTGCCTGCAGGTGTCCTGCCAGCCACTCTGAACAGCGTGACCTTGCGTCAGGTGGTTGAAGCCGTTCGCCAACACAACCTGGCGCAGTTGCACATCGAACCGGTATTCATCGCCCTGCGCGGCAGCTTCCACGGCAAATTGGTCAATACCGTGCAACTGACCTATGGCCGTCAGTACCGCGCGCCGTTTGCCCGTTTTGGTCTGAACGTCGAGTTCATCGACCCCCAGCAGCCCCATCAGTTGCAGGAATTGCCGGCCCGGCACACGCACCATTGGCTGAGCCTGCAATGGGACGGCGAACACCTGAACGTGCTGAAACTGCCGTTCAGCGCGATTACCGCCGTGTTGATGGAGCCGATTCAGGGCGAAGGCGGTATCAACGAGTTCGCGGCCGAGTTCTACCTGGGGCTGCGCAAGCTGTGTAACGAGCAACAGTGCCCGCTGGTGATCGATGAAGTGCAGTCAGGTTTTGGTCGCGCCGGGACGTTTCTTGCCAGCAGCCAGTTCAACCTGCAAGGCGACTATTACTGCCTGTCCAAGGCCCTCGGCGGCGGCTTGATGAAAATCGCCGCGACGGTGATCCGCAGCAGCCACTACGAAGGCGAGTTCAGCTACATCCATAGCTCGACCTTCGCCGAGGACGATCCGTCCTGCCATATCGCGCTGTCGGCATTGCGCCGGTTGTTCGCCAATGACGACGCGATGCTCAAAGACATACGCACCAAGGGCGCCTACCTCAAAGCCTCGCTCAATGAACTGAAGATGGCCTATCCGGATGTGATCGCCGATGTGCGCGGGCGCGGCTTGCTGGTGGGTTTGGAATTGCACGACCTGAGTGTCAGCAGCTCGCTGGTACAGGCGTCGGCCCAGTACAACGATGCCTTGGGTTACTTGATCGCCGGCTACCTGTTGCAATTCGAAGCGTTGCGGGTAGCACCGTCGGGCAGCAACTCCAACGTGATTCGCCTGGAGCCTCCAGCCTGTATCACCCTGGGCGAAATCGACGGGCTGATCGGTGCCTTGCAACGGGTCTGTGACATGCTGCGCCGTGGCGATGCGTTGCCGTTGGCGGCGGGTATCTGCGCGGACTCGATTCCCGCTGTGCCAGCCCGTCAGGACGATTTTCGGATGGCCGAGCCCGTTGAAAACATCGATGCCAAGGTCGAAGTCGTCGCTCGGGTAGCGTTCATCAACCACCTGATCGATGCCGATATCCTCGGTGACGTCGATCCCTCGCTGGCAGCCCTGAGCCCGGAACAGAAACGCACGTTCATCAACCGCACCAAGCCTGAACGCCGCGCTGCGCCAGTCGGCCCGGTGATCATTCGGTCGCGCCTCGGCATGGCGGTGGAGTTCACGTTGTACCCGCTGTGCATGGATTCGGATGCCATGGCCGAGTACATCCTCAGCGGTGACCTGGACAGCATTCGCGAAGAAGTCGGCAGGCGTGTCACCGATGCCCGCGCCGACGGCTGCAGCATCGCCGGTCTCGGGATGTACACCTCGATCGTCACCAACAATTGTCAGGCGCTGAAGATTGCCGACATGGCGCTGACGTCCGGCAATGCCCTGACCATCGGCATGGGGCTCGAAGCCATCGAGCAAGGCTGTGTTCAGCAAGGCCTGGCACTGCGCGAGCAAACCGCTGCCGTTGTTGGTGCCGCCGGTAACGTTGCCTCGACCTATGCCTCGGTGCTGTCCGCCACCGTCGATCACCTGATTCTGATTGGCAGCGGTCGTGACGGCTCGGTTCGGCGCCTGGAGAAAACTGCCCAACTGATTTACGCCGACGCGGCCCGTTCGATCCTCAAGGGCACAGCCGAAAACGACCGGTTGGCGCAGCGACTGCTGAGCCTTGATGGTTTTTGTGACTTGTTGCGCTCACATGGACAAAAAGCCGACCTCGGTTTGCACATCGCCCGTCTGGTGGATGAGCGCCTTGGCGCGAACGCTTTCATCACGGTCACCAACGATCTCGACGCCCTCAAGGGCGCACGGGTTGTCCTGTGCGCGGCCAATGCGCCTCAGCCATTCCTCGGCGCCGAACATTTCGCCGAGCGCAGCGTGATTTGCGATATCGCCGTGCCGCTGAACGTTCATCAAGACATGCCGAGCCAACGCGAGGACGTGCTCTACATGCACGGCGGCATCGTCCAGACGCCGTTCGACGACGGCCTGGCGCCCAACGTGCGGGCCTACCTGAAAAAAGGTCAGCTGTATGCGTGCATGGCCGAGTCGGTGTTGATGGGCTTGTCTGGCATGAGCCAGCACGGCTCCTACGGCGATATCAGCCGTGAGCAAGTTCAGCAGGTCCGCGCACTGGCCGCGACCCACGGCTTCACCCTCGCGCAATTCAAAACTCAAAACTCGCTTTAA
- a CDS encoding beta-ketoacyl-[acyl-carrier-protein] synthase family protein, translating to MSPRRIVITGMGAVTGFGFEWQSMWQRMLAGEHCIRPWQPEGVEAGAFPVRYAAPVDMGLMPAHLKDHPAWGLSLEKRTRFGWVAATQAISDGGLSPEQLRGAAVLSASGAPAHRLQDMLLSLADNPAQAPSWAQLMARQAQVDPDSSLCQSNDRLARVIADGIGSEGPVINISSACAGASQAIGNAFQMIRRGEVELAIAGGADSVLSLDTMTALYLLGAASSEQRWGTELCRPFDRHRSGLIAGEGGGFVVLETLERALARGATPYAEVLGFGSSLDAYKITAPDPQGRGAVLAMQAALTDAGLEPQQVDLINAHGTSTPLNDAAETLAIKTLFAEREHYRRLLVTANKSQFGHLIAAAGAPEFMLTALACRDDRVTPTLNLHDADEQCDLDYCAHQAVKRKVDVALSNSFGFGGLNTSLALGKYREAPR from the coding sequence ATGAGCCCCAGACGGATCGTGATCACGGGCATGGGCGCCGTCACCGGCTTCGGTTTCGAGTGGCAGTCCATGTGGCAAAGAATGTTGGCCGGCGAGCATTGCATTCGGCCATGGCAACCGGAAGGCGTCGAGGCGGGTGCGTTCCCTGTGCGTTACGCAGCGCCCGTGGATATGGGCTTGATGCCGGCACACTTGAAAGACCATCCGGCCTGGGGGTTGTCGCTGGAAAAACGCACCCGCTTTGGTTGGGTCGCGGCCACCCAAGCCATTTCCGACGGTGGCCTGAGCCCCGAACAGTTGCGTGGCGCGGCGGTATTGTCAGCGTCCGGCGCACCTGCTCATCGTTTGCAGGACATGCTGCTCAGCCTGGCGGATAACCCGGCGCAGGCACCGTCCTGGGCTCAGTTGATGGCGCGACAGGCGCAGGTCGATCCTGACAGTTCACTGTGTCAGAGCAACGACCGCCTTGCGCGGGTGATTGCCGATGGCATCGGCAGTGAAGGCCCGGTGATCAATATCAGCAGCGCTTGCGCGGGAGCATCCCAGGCCATCGGCAATGCATTCCAGATGATCCGTCGCGGCGAGGTCGAGCTGGCCATTGCCGGGGGCGCCGATTCGGTGCTGAGCCTGGACACCATGACCGCGCTGTATCTGCTCGGCGCCGCCAGCAGCGAGCAGCGTTGGGGCACCGAACTGTGTCGGCCGTTCGACCGCCATCGCAGTGGCTTGATTGCGGGTGAGGGCGGTGGTTTTGTCGTGCTCGAAACCCTCGAACGGGCGCTCGCCCGAGGGGCAACGCCGTACGCCGAAGTGCTGGGTTTCGGCAGCAGCCTGGATGCCTACAAAATCACCGCACCCGACCCGCAGGGCCGGGGAGCGGTGCTGGCGATGCAGGCGGCCCTGACAGATGCCGGGCTGGAGCCGCAACAGGTCGATCTGATCAATGCCCACGGTACGTCGACACCCCTCAACGATGCCGCCGAAACCCTGGCGATCAAGACCCTGTTCGCCGAGCGCGAACATTATCGGCGGTTGCTGGTGACGGCCAACAAATCCCAGTTCGGCCACCTGATTGCGGCCGCCGGAGCACCAGAGTTCATGCTCACGGCCCTGGCCTGCCGGGATGATCGGGTCACGCCGACCCTGAACCTGCATGATGCCGATGAACAATGCGACCTCGACTACTGCGCCCATCAAGCGGTCAAGCGCAAGGTCGACGTTGCCCTGAGCAACTCCTTCGGTTTCGGCGGCCTCAACACTTCACTGGCGCTGGGCAAGTACCGGGAGGCGCCGCGATGA
- a CDS encoding helix-turn-helix domain-containing protein: MSGPEDMGIKPQVKCLACSLSRLCLPASLSVDEVEKLERIIRRNRPLKRGEYLFKADEPMEHVFALRSGVIKNFLIDTEGNERVTGFVLPGEILGLDAIGASHYRSYALALDVSLVCSIRLDQLVDLSGQIPGLRYQLLHMLSLGIQGKDEHLRCCHGRAEQRLSLFLLGMAARYQERGLRADVLNLPMSRGDIANYLDLTLETVSRLFSRFNQAGLLQCVGREVRLIDQQGLLKLSRMEEPN; encoded by the coding sequence ATGTCAGGCCCTGAAGATATGGGTATAAAGCCCCAGGTAAAGTGCCTTGCGTGCTCTTTGAGCCGACTTTGCCTGCCCGCCAGCCTAAGCGTCGATGAAGTGGAAAAGCTGGAGCGTATCATTCGCCGTAACCGCCCTTTGAAGAGGGGCGAGTATCTGTTCAAGGCCGATGAGCCCATGGAGCATGTGTTTGCCCTGCGCTCAGGAGTCATCAAGAATTTTCTGATTGATACCGAGGGCAACGAGCGGGTCACCGGCTTCGTTCTGCCGGGCGAAATCTTGGGGCTGGACGCTATCGGGGCAAGTCATTATCGGAGCTATGCGTTGGCGCTGGACGTTTCGCTGGTCTGCTCGATCCGGCTGGACCAGTTGGTTGATCTGTCGGGGCAGATACCCGGATTGCGCTATCAACTGTTGCACATGCTCAGCCTGGGTATTCAAGGCAAGGACGAACACCTGCGCTGTTGCCACGGACGAGCCGAGCAGCGCCTTTCGCTTTTCCTGTTGGGCATGGCGGCGCGTTATCAAGAAAGAGGTTTGCGTGCAGACGTCCTTAATCTGCCCATGTCGCGAGGAGATATCGCAAACTACCTGGACCTTACCCTGGAAACTGTCTCCCGGCTTTTCAGCCGGTTCAATCAGGCTGGGCTCCTGCAATGCGTTGGCCGGGAAGTCCGACTCATCGATCAACAGGGCCTGCTCAAGCTCAGTCGGATGGAGGAGCCGAATTGA
- a CDS encoding beta-ketoacyl-[acyl-carrier-protein] synthase family protein produces MPAGVYDRKLSRSLEPQGARLLYCAGRLAEALRELELPDERIALTAAIPEVDGPSSCWDAVQAIGAQPADLLAQFFAHTPPLHALMMLNSSVMAHAAEALHCKGPMGGFCSQGNAGLDALMEAAAHLSEGRADAAVVVSSSPNITPALYLRDATHPPVNPGPWVFGEGAAALLLTTKPGRGAQSALRIAGFARGYSAQPERGLAVGRDVIERALSNEKLCLSDVGQVVADAQDPQIAALFTLSGHTLEHSKALVGDLGASALLSEIAVTWALDCSRYTLLLEHSRGGHWGAVLLARTSSDTETMESYP; encoded by the coding sequence TTGCCGGCTGGTGTGTATGACCGCAAATTGTCCCGCAGCCTCGAGCCTCAGGGCGCGCGCCTGCTGTATTGCGCCGGCCGCCTCGCCGAGGCCTTGCGTGAGCTGGAACTGCCCGATGAGCGGATCGCATTGACCGCTGCCATTCCGGAAGTGGATGGCCCCAGCTCGTGCTGGGATGCCGTGCAGGCCATTGGCGCACAACCGGCGGATCTGTTGGCGCAATTCTTTGCCCACACACCGCCGCTGCATGCGCTGATGATGCTCAACAGCAGCGTTATGGCCCACGCGGCTGAGGCCTTGCATTGCAAGGGCCCCATGGGCGGTTTTTGCTCCCAGGGCAATGCAGGACTGGATGCTTTGATGGAGGCCGCCGCCCATCTGAGCGAAGGCCGTGCCGATGCTGCCGTCGTCGTCAGTAGCAGCCCGAACATCACCCCGGCGTTGTACCTGCGTGACGCTACACACCCACCTGTGAACCCCGGCCCGTGGGTTTTCGGCGAAGGTGCTGCGGCACTGTTGCTGACGACCAAGCCGGGTCGTGGTGCTCAATCTGCGTTGCGCATTGCCGGGTTTGCCCGTGGTTACAGCGCGCAACCCGAGCGTGGGCTGGCGGTTGGTCGCGACGTCATCGAGCGTGCTTTGAGCAACGAAAAACTATGCCTCAGCGATGTCGGGCAGGTCGTCGCCGATGCACAGGACCCGCAGATTGCCGCATTGTTCACCCTATCGGGGCACACCCTCGAACACTCCAAGGCGTTGGTAGGTGACTTGGGCGCCAGCGCCTTGCTCAGCGAAATCGCTGTGACCTGGGCACTGGATTGCAGCCGTTACACGCTGTTGCTCGAACATAGCCGAGGTGGGCATTGGGGCGCGGTGCTGCTGGCCAGAACGTCGTCGGACACAGAGACAATGGAGAGTTACCCATGA
- a CDS encoding SDR family NAD(P)-dependent oxidoreductase has product MTQKIAVVTGGSRGIGKSVVLALAGAGYQVAFSYVRDEASAAALQAQVEGLGRECLAVQCDVKDAQSIQAFFERVEQRFERIDLLVNNAGITRDGLLATQSLSDITEVIQTNLIGTLLCCQQVLPCMMRQRSGCIVNLSSVAAQKPGKGQSNYAAAKGGVEALTRALAVELAPRNIRVNAVAPGIVSTDMSEALVGAHEQEIQSRLLIKRFARPEEIADAVLYLAERGLYVTGEVLPVNGGLKML; this is encoded by the coding sequence ATGACTCAGAAAATAGCTGTCGTGACCGGCGGCAGTCGCGGCATTGGCAAGTCCGTCGTGCTGGCCCTGGCCGGCGCGGGTTATCAGGTTGCCTTCAGTTATGTCCGTGACGAGGCGTCAGCTGCTGCCTTGCAGGCACAGGTCGAAGGGCTCGGCCGGGAGTGCCTGGCTGTGCAGTGTGATGTCAAGGATGCGCAGAGCATTCAGGCGTTTTTTGAACGGGTCGAGCAGCGTTTCGAGCGTATCGACTTGTTGGTCAACAACGCCGGTATTACCCGTGACGGTTTGCTCGCCACGCAGTCGTTGAGCGACATCACCGAGGTCATCCAGACCAACCTGATCGGCACGTTGTTGTGCTGTCAGCAGGTGCTGCCCTGCATGATGCGCCAACGCAGCGGGTGCATCGTCAACCTCAGTTCGGTAGCCGCGCAAAAGCCCGGCAAGGGCCAGAGCAACTACGCCGCGGCCAAAGGCGGTGTAGAAGCATTGACGCGCGCACTGGCGGTGGAGTTGGCGCCGCGCAACATCCGGGTCAACGCGGTGGCGCCCGGCATCGTCAGCACCGACATGAGCGAAGCCCTGGTCGGCGCCCATGAGCAGGAAATCCAGTCGCGGCTGTTGATCAAACGGTTCGCCCGGCCTGAAGAAATTGCCGACGCGGTACTGTATCTGGCCGAGCGCGGCCTGTACGTCACGGGCGAAGTCTTGCCCGTCAACGGCGGATTGAAAATGCTATGA
- a CDS encoding Hsp20/alpha crystallin family protein gives MSETAKKVPVTSATTQPAKATPPSTEPSDLWHPFQQLRRQIDSLFDDFGRRPLRMPFSHTPFDVEPFWRRELFSHGMPAMDISELADEFRISAELPGVDDKDIEIKLVNGNVVIRGEKQEEVDEKRKEYHLSERHYGSFERVFQLPREVDAEKITAQFAKGVLLVHLPKRAEAIHPEKVIPITK, from the coding sequence ATGTCCGAAACAGCGAAGAAAGTACCTGTCACTTCCGCAACCACCCAACCTGCCAAGGCTACGCCGCCAAGTACCGAGCCATCGGACCTGTGGCACCCATTCCAGCAGTTGCGGCGTCAGATCGACAGCCTGTTCGACGATTTCGGTCGCCGGCCATTGCGCATGCCGTTCAGCCATACCCCGTTCGATGTCGAGCCATTCTGGCGCCGTGAACTGTTCAGCCATGGCATGCCGGCGATGGATATCAGCGAACTGGCCGATGAGTTTCGCATCAGCGCCGAACTGCCTGGAGTGGACGACAAGGACATCGAGATCAAGCTGGTCAATGGCAACGTTGTGATCCGCGGCGAGAAGCAGGAAGAGGTTGACGAAAAACGCAAGGAGTACCACTTGTCAGAGCGTCACTACGGCAGCTTCGAGCGGGTCTTCCAGTTGCCCCGTGAAGTCGACGCTGAAAAGATCACTGCCCAGTTTGCCAAGGGTGTGCTGCTGGTGCACTTGCCCAAGCGCGCCGAAGCGATTCACCCTGAAAAAGTGATTCCCATCACCAAATGA